One segment of Pleomorphomonas sp. PLEO DNA contains the following:
- a CDS encoding ABC transporter permease — protein MAEPSREKSAVRRLALGIALLGGISAVWVPGFASPYNWLDLMSSSSITALFALGLLVVLIAGELDISFTAVASISQFLLAVVLARLDIGWVGAIALSALVGLLLGLVNGIVTTWLRAPPIITTIALLNVYGGLLALISRGEMLYDFPAFFTDTAIVRVGGYPLTLQVLALVVTAVITALLLKATNFGHILRAVGGNRDAALRLGVNGVIVNLLAYGYLGLVSGIAGLAQAQLLQAVTPGSLIGRELDVVAATILGGASLAGGRGGVVGTLLGVLFIALVGNILVLSGVSPYWHQAVTGVIVLAAVAPIVWRRARPALMEAA, from the coding sequence ATGGCTGAGCCGTCGCGGGAGAAGAGCGCCGTCCGCCGCCTTGCCCTGGGCATCGCCCTGTTGGGTGGGATTTCCGCTGTCTGGGTTCCGGGCTTTGCCTCACCCTACAATTGGCTCGACCTCATGTCCTCGTCGAGCATCACGGCGCTGTTCGCGCTCGGCCTGCTGGTGGTGCTGATTGCCGGCGAGCTCGACATTTCCTTCACCGCCGTCGCCTCGATCTCACAGTTTCTCCTGGCCGTGGTGCTTGCCCGGCTGGACATTGGCTGGGTCGGCGCCATCGCACTGTCGGCGCTCGTCGGTCTGCTGCTCGGCCTTGTCAACGGTATCGTCACCACCTGGCTACGCGCGCCGCCGATCATCACCACCATCGCCCTGCTCAATGTTTATGGCGGGCTGCTCGCCCTCATCTCACGGGGCGAGATGCTCTACGATTTTCCGGCGTTTTTCACCGATACGGCCATCGTCCGGGTCGGCGGCTATCCGCTGACGCTGCAGGTGCTGGCGCTGGTGGTGACCGCCGTCATCACCGCCCTCTTGCTGAAGGCGACCAATTTCGGCCACATCCTGCGCGCTGTCGGCGGCAACCGCGACGCCGCCTTGCGGCTCGGCGTCAACGGCGTCATCGTCAACCTCCTGGCCTATGGTTATCTCGGGCTTGTCTCGGGCATCGCCGGTCTTGCGCAGGCCCAGCTTCTGCAGGCGGTGACGCCCGGCTCGCTGATTGGCCGCGAGCTCGACGTGGTCGCAGCCACCATCCTCGGCGGTGCCAGCCTTGCCGGCGGACGTGGCGGTGTGGTCGGCACGCTGCTCGGCGTGCTGTTCATCGCCCTCGTCGGCAACATCCTGGTGCTGAGCGGCGTGTCGCCCTACTGGCACCAGGCGGTGACCGGCGTCATCGTTCTTGCCGCCGTGGCCCCCATCGTCTGGCGCCGTGCCCGTCCGGCTCTCATGGAGGCCGCTTGA
- a CDS encoding sugar ABC transporter ATP-binding protein, translating into MTGTATRLEVDGLIKSFQGNPVLRGVSLALTGGRVAALSGLNGAGKSTLIKILAGVYPADGGQIRIDGVPIDHRGPGTMRRAGIEVIFQDFALFPNLSVAENIAFSDTAAAPFDRSRRSRARRRARAALALIGAGLHLDVEVGELPIAERQLVAIARALARETRFLILDEPTASLTRSEAGRLFKVVEGLKARGVAVLFISHRYDEVATIADEVFVLRDGAIVRRFDRGGVSAAELHTAMTGAPAPEATRFNLPDPVDEPVLEVTGLARDGLFAGVDLSIRRGEIVGLTGLLGAGKTELAEVLFGLAPADAGEIRVEGVHRRFRSNRDAIAAGIAYLPEDRLGLGLVLPASVSDNIALASYPALIDRLGLVDRQRKASLVRRFVDGLGIKVVDVEAPIARLSGGNQQRAVLAKWLATEPKLLILDCPTVGVDVSAREVIYELIREVAGRGIGVLIISSEVEEVWSMCHRVHIMTGGRLARAVDTGGGCVSLAELEATVHG; encoded by the coding sequence TTGACTGGCACCGCCACCCGCCTGGAAGTCGACGGCCTCATCAAGTCATTCCAAGGCAATCCCGTGCTGAGGGGCGTCTCGCTGGCACTGACCGGCGGCCGCGTTGCCGCGCTTTCGGGTCTCAACGGCGCCGGTAAAAGCACGCTGATCAAGATCCTGGCCGGCGTCTACCCGGCCGATGGCGGCCAGATCCGCATCGATGGCGTCCCCATCGATCACCGGGGGCCGGGAACCATGCGGCGCGCCGGCATCGAAGTGATCTTTCAGGATTTTGCTCTCTTCCCCAATCTGTCGGTGGCCGAGAACATCGCGTTCTCCGACACCGCCGCCGCTCCCTTCGATCGCAGCCGCCGAAGTCGCGCTCGCCGGCGTGCCAGGGCGGCTCTCGCGCTGATCGGTGCCGGGCTCCACCTTGATGTGGAGGTCGGCGAGCTGCCGATCGCCGAGCGGCAGCTCGTCGCCATTGCCCGGGCGCTCGCCCGCGAGACCCGCTTCCTGATCCTCGATGAGCCGACGGCTTCGCTGACCCGCTCCGAGGCGGGCCGTCTCTTCAAGGTCGTCGAGGGACTTAAGGCTCGTGGCGTCGCCGTGCTGTTCATCAGCCATCGTTATGACGAGGTGGCCACGATCGCCGATGAGGTGTTCGTGTTGCGGGACGGGGCGATCGTCCGGCGCTTCGATCGCGGTGGGGTCAGCGCTGCCGAGCTACACACGGCGATGACCGGCGCGCCGGCGCCCGAAGCCACCCGCTTCAATCTGCCCGATCCAGTCGACGAGCCGGTGCTCGAGGTGACGGGCCTTGCCCGCGATGGACTCTTTGCCGGGGTCGATCTCAGTATCCGGCGCGGCGAAATCGTCGGGCTGACCGGATTGCTCGGTGCTGGAAAGACCGAGCTTGCCGAAGTGCTGTTCGGTCTGGCGCCCGCCGATGCCGGTGAGATCCGCGTCGAGGGCGTTCACAGACGCTTTCGCTCCAACCGCGACGCGATCGCCGCCGGTATTGCCTACCTGCCGGAGGATCGGCTCGGGCTCGGCCTCGTCCTTCCGGCAAGCGTGTCCGACAACATCGCCCTTGCCAGCTATCCGGCGTTGATCGACCGCCTCGGCCTTGTCGACCGGCAACGCAAGGCCAGCCTTGTCCGCCGCTTCGTCGATGGCCTCGGCATCAAGGTGGTGGACGTCGAGGCTCCGATCGCCCGTCTGTCGGGCGGCAACCAGCAACGCGCGGTTCTGGCCAAGTGGCTCGCCACCGAGCCGAAGCTGCTGATCCTCGACTGCCCCACCGTCGGCGTCGACGTCAGTGCCCGCGAGGTGATCTACGAGCTGATCCGCGAGGTGGCCGGCCGGGGTATCGGCGTTCTGATCATTTCGAGCGAAGTGGAAGAGGTTTGGTCGATGTGTCACCGCGTTCATATCATGACGGGCGGTCGCCTGGCGCGGGCCGTCGATACTGGCGGCGGTTGTGTGTCTCTTGCCGAGCTGGAGGCGACAGTCCATGGCTGA